In Nymphalis io chromosome 11, ilAglIoxx1.1, whole genome shotgun sequence, one genomic interval encodes:
- the LOC126771656 gene encoding F-actin-capping protein subunit beta translates to MTEQQMDCALDLMRRLPPQQIEKNLTDLIDLVPSLCEDLLSSVDQPLKIAQDRSNGKDYLLCDYNRDGDSYRSPWSNTYDPPLEDGSMPSERLRKLEIEANHAFDQYREMYFEGGVSSVYLWDMDHGFAGVILIKKAGDGSQKIKGCWDSIHVVEVVEKSSGRNAHYKLTSTAMLWLQTNKEGSGTMNLGGSLTRQAEQDSSVSDVTPHIANIGRMVEDMENKIRNTLNDIYFGKTKDIVNGLRSTVPANVARQKAALQHDLAEALLQRRQVTRAD, encoded by the exons Atg acAGAACAGCAGATGGATTGTGCCCTAGACTTAATGAGGAGGTTGCCTCCTCAACAGATCGAGAAAAATTTGACAGATTTGATCGACTTAGTGCCGAGTTTATGTGAGGATTTGTTATCATCGGTTGACCAACCGTTAAAGATTGCACAGGACCGTAGTAACGGGAAAGATTACTTGCTGTGTGATTACAACAGAGATGGAGACTCGTATCGGTCTCCATGGTCGAATACATACGACCCTCCTTTAGAAGATGGTTCTATGCCTTCTGAGAGACTGAGAAAATTAGAGATAGAGGCAAATCACGCATTCGATCAGTACAGGGAGATGTATTTCGAAGGTGGAGTTAGCTCAGTATATTTATGGGACATGGATCATGGCTTTGCGG GTGTAATTCTAATAAAGAAAGCAGGAGATGGATCCCAAAAAATTAAAGGCTGCTGGGATTCCATCCATGTGGTTGAAGTGGTGGAGAAGAGTTCAGGTCGCAATGCTCATTACAAGTTGACGTCAACTGCTATGCTCTGGCTTCAAACTAATAAGGAAGGGAGTGGAACAATGAACTTAGGGGGAAGTCTCACCAGACAG GCTGAACAAGATTCTTCAGTAAGTGATGTCACTCCACACATCGCTAATATAGGTCGCATGGTGGAAGATATGGAAAATAAGATCCGTAATACATTAAATGACATTTATTTTG gaaaGACAAAAGACATTGTTAATGGTCTACGATCAACGGTGCCAGCTAATGTGGCACGACAGAAGGCAGCCTTGCAGCACGATTTAGCCGAGGCACTGCTCCAGCGCAGACAAGTCACTCGTGCCGACTGA
- the LOC126771605 gene encoding daxx-like protein isoform X1, translated as MNYVEDIVELSENDDDDDCVLESVIYEDANLNKSVNDKHPLFTEFMETCFKLDNSEEMIRVINRTLLKIYRKTDVRFIESQVFKKALRRANNLLKTEPNYKYSHIKDLCNILRSSNTKKRVQLITLTNNIKENKLRSLSCKRKSVNAGNIKRQKMDIIDLDYVEEASTNGQDKDSERNSISNDILVCGEKENSDIGSPSKITDDNNLLIPHKELEYNINLQTNDNEKIKKIEEEIAYCKRVIARLDETEVCIDSKNSPYLKCERFKARIVKLYKELCKLTGEVPVRKSIIHLKVRDGHPAGPVRRLERFLNRNVGSDGNPMFPNFRDVVKCVLKANEKENLGWSKQQIMKEASALFTHCGRALQKRRQRREWRDLLSKVKLEECDDPADRDPELLARLDANKRAAVKKEKEILERYTKMQNMPPQRDISVWNQVKDDDECSHNSESDFDISSDESEDEDLPNNSLKQIASTSKEIHQEDINLNNDITDRIHEVEANDLSTIKVKKEPELSLNKILEELGENHTTHVEIEDPFVTIEISDGSSESDV; from the exons atgaattacgtAGAAGATATAGTTGAGTTATCAGAAAACgatgatgacgatgattgt GTTTTAGAGTCGGTGATATATGAAgatgcaaatttaaataaatctgttaATGATAAACATCCATTATTCACTGAATTTATGGAAACATGTTTTAAATTAGACAATTCAGAAGAAATGATAAGAGTTATCAATAgaacattattgaaaatttataggAAAACAGATGTAAGGTTTATAGAATCACAAGTGTTTAAAAAAGCTTTGAGAAGAGCGAATAACCTTCTAAAGACAGAACCAAATTATAAGTATTCCCACATAAAAGACTTGTGTAATATCCTTAGGTCAAGTAACACCAAAAAAAGAGTACAACTTATAACtttaactaataatatcaaAG aaaataAACTACGATCATTATCATGTAAAAGAAAAAGTGTAAATGCAGGGAATATTAAAAGACAGAAAATGGACATTATAGATTTAGATTATGTTGAAGAAGCTTCAACAAATGGGCAAGATAAAGATTCTGAAAGAAATTCGATCTCAAATGATATTTTGGTTTGCGGAGAGAAGGAAAACAGTGATATTGGCAGTCCAAGCAAAATTACTGATGATAATAATCTTCTCATACCCCATAAAGAattggaatataatataaatttacaaactaatgataatgaaaaaattaaaaaaattgaagaagAGATAGCATACTGTAAAAGGGTTATAGCTCGGTTAGATGAGACAGAAGTTTGTATTGATAGCAAGAATTCCCCTTATCTTAAGTGTGAAag GTTTAAAGCTCGTATAGTTAAGCTATATAAGGAGCTGTGTAAGCTAACCGGGGAAGTACCGGTGAGAAAGTCGATAATACACTTAAAAGTGAGAGATGGCCACCCGGCAGGTCCTGTGCGGAGGTTGGAAAGGTTCCTTAATAGAAATGTTGGCAGTGATGGAAATCCAATGTTTCCAAACTTTCGTGATGTTGTCAAATGTGTGCTGAAAGCAAATGAGAAAGAAAATCTTGGATGGAGTAAGCAGCAAATCATGAAAGAAG CTAGTGCACTGTTCACACATTGTGGTCGTGCGCTGCAGAAGCGGCGGCAGAGGCGGGAGTGGCGCGACTTGCTCAGCAAGGTGAAGCTGGAGGAGTGTGACGACCCCGCCGACCGCGACCCGGAGCTGCTGGCGAGGCTGGACGCGAACAAGCGCGCCGCCGTGAAGAAGGAAAAGGAGATACTCGAAAG GTATACAAAGATGCAAAATATGCCACCACAAAGAGATATATCAGTATGGAATCAAGTAAAAGACGATGATGAATGTTCTCACAATTCGGAAAGCGATTTTGACATATCGTCTGATGAAAGTGAAGACGAAGATTTAccaaataatagtttaaaacaAATAGCATCTACAAGTAAGGAAATACATCAAGaagacattaatttaaataatgatataacagATAGAATTCATGAAGTTGAAGCAAATGATTTGTCTACTATAAAGGTTAAAAAGGAACCAGAGTTGagcctaaataaaattttagaagaGCTTGGTGAAAATCATACGACACATGTAGAGATTGAGGATCCGTTTGTTACTATTGAAATTTCGGACGGCTCTTCCGAATCCGATGTATGA
- the LOC126771605 gene encoding uncharacterized protein LOC126771605 isoform X2 has product MMTMIVKTDVRFIESQVFKKALRRANNLLKTEPNYKYSHIKDLCNILRSSNTKKRVQLITLTNNIKENKLRSLSCKRKSVNAGNIKRQKMDIIDLDYVEEASTNGQDKDSERNSISNDILVCGEKENSDIGSPSKITDDNNLLIPHKELEYNINLQTNDNEKIKKIEEEIAYCKRVIARLDETEVCIDSKNSPYLKCERFKARIVKLYKELCKLTGEVPVRKSIIHLKVRDGHPAGPVRRLERFLNRNVGSDGNPMFPNFRDVVKCVLKANEKENLGWSKQQIMKEASALFTHCGRALQKRRQRREWRDLLSKVKLEECDDPADRDPELLARLDANKRAAVKKEKEILERYTKMQNMPPQRDISVWNQVKDDDECSHNSESDFDISSDESEDEDLPNNSLKQIASTSKEIHQEDINLNNDITDRIHEVEANDLSTIKVKKEPELSLNKILEELGENHTTHVEIEDPFVTIEISDGSSESDV; this is encoded by the exons atgatgacgatgattgt gAAAACAGATGTAAGGTTTATAGAATCACAAGTGTTTAAAAAAGCTTTGAGAAGAGCGAATAACCTTCTAAAGACAGAACCAAATTATAAGTATTCCCACATAAAAGACTTGTGTAATATCCTTAGGTCAAGTAACACCAAAAAAAGAGTACAACTTATAACtttaactaataatatcaaAG aaaataAACTACGATCATTATCATGTAAAAGAAAAAGTGTAAATGCAGGGAATATTAAAAGACAGAAAATGGACATTATAGATTTAGATTATGTTGAAGAAGCTTCAACAAATGGGCAAGATAAAGATTCTGAAAGAAATTCGATCTCAAATGATATTTTGGTTTGCGGAGAGAAGGAAAACAGTGATATTGGCAGTCCAAGCAAAATTACTGATGATAATAATCTTCTCATACCCCATAAAGAattggaatataatataaatttacaaactaatgataatgaaaaaattaaaaaaattgaagaagAGATAGCATACTGTAAAAGGGTTATAGCTCGGTTAGATGAGACAGAAGTTTGTATTGATAGCAAGAATTCCCCTTATCTTAAGTGTGAAag GTTTAAAGCTCGTATAGTTAAGCTATATAAGGAGCTGTGTAAGCTAACCGGGGAAGTACCGGTGAGAAAGTCGATAATACACTTAAAAGTGAGAGATGGCCACCCGGCAGGTCCTGTGCGGAGGTTGGAAAGGTTCCTTAATAGAAATGTTGGCAGTGATGGAAATCCAATGTTTCCAAACTTTCGTGATGTTGTCAAATGTGTGCTGAAAGCAAATGAGAAAGAAAATCTTGGATGGAGTAAGCAGCAAATCATGAAAGAAG CTAGTGCACTGTTCACACATTGTGGTCGTGCGCTGCAGAAGCGGCGGCAGAGGCGGGAGTGGCGCGACTTGCTCAGCAAGGTGAAGCTGGAGGAGTGTGACGACCCCGCCGACCGCGACCCGGAGCTGCTGGCGAGGCTGGACGCGAACAAGCGCGCCGCCGTGAAGAAGGAAAAGGAGATACTCGAAAG GTATACAAAGATGCAAAATATGCCACCACAAAGAGATATATCAGTATGGAATCAAGTAAAAGACGATGATGAATGTTCTCACAATTCGGAAAGCGATTTTGACATATCGTCTGATGAAAGTGAAGACGAAGATTTAccaaataatagtttaaaacaAATAGCATCTACAAGTAAGGAAATACATCAAGaagacattaatttaaataatgatataacagATAGAATTCATGAAGTTGAAGCAAATGATTTGTCTACTATAAAGGTTAAAAAGGAACCAGAGTTGagcctaaataaaattttagaagaGCTTGGTGAAAATCATACGACACATGTAGAGATTGAGGATCCGTTTGTTACTATTGAAATTTCGGACGGCTCTTCCGAATCCGATGTATGA
- the LOC126771605 gene encoding daxx-like protein isoform X3 — MDIIDLDYVEEASTNGQDKDSERNSISNDILVCGEKENSDIGSPSKITDDNNLLIPHKELEYNINLQTNDNEKIKKIEEEIAYCKRVIARLDETEVCIDSKNSPYLKCERFKARIVKLYKELCKLTGEVPVRKSIIHLKVRDGHPAGPVRRLERFLNRNVGSDGNPMFPNFRDVVKCVLKANEKENLGWSKQQIMKEASALFTHCGRALQKRRQRREWRDLLSKVKLEECDDPADRDPELLARLDANKRAAVKKEKEILERYTKMQNMPPQRDISVWNQVKDDDECSHNSESDFDISSDESEDEDLPNNSLKQIASTSKEIHQEDINLNNDITDRIHEVEANDLSTIKVKKEPELSLNKILEELGENHTTHVEIEDPFVTIEISDGSSESDV; from the exons ATGGACATTATAGATTTAGATTATGTTGAAGAAGCTTCAACAAATGGGCAAGATAAAGATTCTGAAAGAAATTCGATCTCAAATGATATTTTGGTTTGCGGAGAGAAGGAAAACAGTGATATTGGCAGTCCAAGCAAAATTACTGATGATAATAATCTTCTCATACCCCATAAAGAattggaatataatataaatttacaaactaatgataatgaaaaaattaaaaaaattgaagaagAGATAGCATACTGTAAAAGGGTTATAGCTCGGTTAGATGAGACAGAAGTTTGTATTGATAGCAAGAATTCCCCTTATCTTAAGTGTGAAag GTTTAAAGCTCGTATAGTTAAGCTATATAAGGAGCTGTGTAAGCTAACCGGGGAAGTACCGGTGAGAAAGTCGATAATACACTTAAAAGTGAGAGATGGCCACCCGGCAGGTCCTGTGCGGAGGTTGGAAAGGTTCCTTAATAGAAATGTTGGCAGTGATGGAAATCCAATGTTTCCAAACTTTCGTGATGTTGTCAAATGTGTGCTGAAAGCAAATGAGAAAGAAAATCTTGGATGGAGTAAGCAGCAAATCATGAAAGAAG CTAGTGCACTGTTCACACATTGTGGTCGTGCGCTGCAGAAGCGGCGGCAGAGGCGGGAGTGGCGCGACTTGCTCAGCAAGGTGAAGCTGGAGGAGTGTGACGACCCCGCCGACCGCGACCCGGAGCTGCTGGCGAGGCTGGACGCGAACAAGCGCGCCGCCGTGAAGAAGGAAAAGGAGATACTCGAAAG GTATACAAAGATGCAAAATATGCCACCACAAAGAGATATATCAGTATGGAATCAAGTAAAAGACGATGATGAATGTTCTCACAATTCGGAAAGCGATTTTGACATATCGTCTGATGAAAGTGAAGACGAAGATTTAccaaataatagtttaaaacaAATAGCATCTACAAGTAAGGAAATACATCAAGaagacattaatttaaataatgatataacagATAGAATTCATGAAGTTGAAGCAAATGATTTGTCTACTATAAAGGTTAAAAAGGAACCAGAGTTGagcctaaataaaattttagaagaGCTTGGTGAAAATCATACGACACATGTAGAGATTGAGGATCCGTTTGTTACTATTGAAATTTCGGACGGCTCTTCCGAATCCGATGTATGA